In one window of Cheilinus undulatus linkage group 23, ASM1832078v1, whole genome shotgun sequence DNA:
- the slc38a2 gene encoding sodium-coupled neutral amino acid transporter 2 → MKQPNPKTEMSRFNIAPEDDSSSTNSNEYPECPKKVPLGSQYSDNDAESQNFLPEHNLGKKKYETEYHQGNASFGMSVFNLGNAIMGSGILGLSYAMANTGIALFVILLVAVAIFSLYSVHLLLKTANEGGALVYEQLGYKAFGMPGKLAASCSITMQNIGAMSSYLYIVKYELPIVIQAFLGSNTGEWYTNGDYLVLLVTLVIILPLSLLRNLGYLGYTSGLSLLCMVFFLIVVIIKKFQIPCPLPEDVNALNETLKALNTTLSQLNATAVDYSEDACTPKYFVFNSQTVYAVPILTFAFVCHPAILPMYEELKDRSRSKMQGVANVSFLAMFIMYLLAALFGYLTFNIHVEPELLHTYSKVYKADVILLIVRLAVLTAVTLTVPVVLFPIRTSVNQLLCASKDFSWIRHTIITMVLLGGTNALVIFVPTIRDIFGFIGASAAAMLIFILPSAFYIKLVKKESMKSVQKIGATAFLLCGFLVMIGSMSLIILDWIHNASPSPDAHADGH, encoded by the exons ATGAAACAACCTAATCCCAAAACAGAGATGAGTCGTTTCAACATCGCTCCTGAAGACGACAGCAGCAGCACCAACAGCAACGAATACCCGGAGTGTCCCAAGAAGGTCCCACTGGGCAG ccAATACTCTGACAACGATGCAGAGAGTCAAAACTTCCTCCCCGAGCACAACCTGGGCAAGAAGAAGTACGAAACTGAATAC CACCAGGGCAATGCCTCCTTTGGCATGTCCGTCTTCAACCTGGGCAACGCCATCATGGGCAGTGGCATCCTGGGTCTCTCCTACGCCATGGCCAACACTGGAATTGCCCTCTTTGT GATTCTTCTCGTGGCTGTCGCCATCTTCTCCTTATATTCTGTACACTTGCTGCTGAAAACTGCTAATGAAGGAG GTGCTCTGGTGTACGAGCAGCTCGGTTACAAAGCCTTTGGGATGCCAGGAAAGCTCGCCGCTTCCTGCTCCATCACCATGCAAAACATTGGAG CCATGTCGAGCTACCTCTACATCGTCAAATACGAGCTGCCCATTGTCATTCAAGCTTTCTTGGGATCAAACACTGG AGAATGGTACACAAACGGCGACTACCTTGTGCTGCTGGTGACCCTCGTCATCATCCTGCCGCTGTCTCTGCTCAGAAACTTAG GTTACCTTGGTTATACCAGCggtctgtctctgctctgcatgGTGTTTTTTCTGATTGTG GTCATCATCAAGAAGTTTCAGATCCCGTGCCCTCTACCTGAGGATGTCAACGCCCTGAACGAAACACTCAAAGCTCTTAACACCACTCTGTCCCAGCTGAATGCCACCGCCGTGGATTACAGCGAGGATGCCTGCACGCCGAAATACTTTGTCTTCAACTCACAG actGTTTACGCCGTTCCCATTCTCACCTTCGCCTTCGTGTGTCACCCAGCCATCCTCCCCATGTATGAGGAGCTCAAAGA CCGCTCCCGCAGCAAAATGCAAGGCGTTGCCAACGTGTCTTTCCTGGCCATGTTCATCATGTACCTGCTGGCTGCTCTCTTCGGATATCTGACCTTCAACA TCCATGTTGAGCCCGAGCTGCTGCACACTTACTCCAAAGTCTACAAGGCCGATGTCATCCTGCTGATTGTCCGTCTGGCTGTGCTGACCGCCGTCACCCTGACCGTCCCCGTGGTGCTTTTCCCT ATTCGTACCTCTGTCAACCAGCTCCTCTGCGCTTCCAAGGACTTTAGCTGGATCCGCCACACCATCATCACTATGGTTCTGCTTGGTGGCACCAATGCCCTGGTCATCTTCGTCCCCACCATCAGGGACATCTTTGGCTTCATTG GTGCTTCTGCTGCTGCCATGCTCATCTTCATTCTGCCGTCGGCTTTCTACATCAAACTGGTCAAGAAGGAGTCCATGAAGTCCGTGCAAAAGATTGGG gCTACTGCCTTCCTTCTGTGTGGCTTCCTCGTCATGATTGGCAGCATGAGCCTCATCATCCTGGACTGGATCCACAACGCCTCCCCCAGCCCAGACGCACACGCCGACGGACACTAA